Proteins co-encoded in one Ananas comosus cultivar F153 linkage group 15, ASM154086v1, whole genome shotgun sequence genomic window:
- the LOC109721422 gene encoding uncharacterized protein LOC109721422, which translates to MSKGRSPEPLDFFIWTVEDVGLWLEEINLGSYRQVFEENGVNGEYLESLSMFTTEQILRFIRRCHMKWGDFITLCKELRRIKVACLKGEQEVRRPWWAPPCLSVVFVRMAKRNRQSRVVSLKLEP; encoded by the exons ATGAGCAAGGGCCGGTCCCCCGAGCCCTTAGATTTCTTCATTTGGACGGTGGAG GATGTCGGGCTGTGGTTAGAAGAGATAAATCTTGGTAGCTATCGCCAAGTGTTTGAAGAGAATGGTGTCAATGGGGAGTATTTGGAGAGCTTATCCATGTTCACCACAGAGCAGATACTACGGTTTATAAGACGATGCCACATGAAATGGGGTGATTTCATCACACTCTGCAAAGAGCTAAGGCGCATCAAAG TTGCATGCCTAAAGGGAGAGCAAGAAGTCCGAAGGCCGTGGTGGGCCCCGCCATGTCTCTCGGTGGTATTCGTACGTATGGCCAAGCGTAATAGGCAATCTCGCGTTGTCTCCTTGAAGCTGGAACCTTAA
- the LOC109721536 gene encoding armadillo repeat-containing protein 4 translates to MDCAPVSESHGSSSCSSSSSSSSSSIDWDEAVHLYIRVVETDGAEKLQAKATLELARLANRARGSSPTLWSAAAYALCHVACSFGCRLAPIIGQSGAIPVVLRLLPDSEYRFRRILLRLLSALVSFDHPNRVILMRSGGLEAILDLVSVCADDTKKYLLEIISALALLREVRRVIANLGGLSYLIEAVSYGKMASRTRAAQALGLLGIARRVRHMLVELGAIRALVGLLKDGDESARLIAGNALGIISSHVDYLRLVAEAGAVPLYVELLQGAEPLGKEIAEDVFCVLAVAEENAALILEHLVRILQSGDENAKAAAADVIWDLSGYTHSVSVVRSSGVIPILVKLLENGNDELKEKASAAIGQLSYEGANREAMAEAGAVDVLIGVLRNDAEELREYAAEALMNFTEDPAYRERASEVLEVPSFVSIRDRLVRIRASDDFMVRSMRLMSVDQLASEPDLT, encoded by the coding sequence ATGGATTGTGCCCCAGTTTCTGAATCCCACGGTAGTAGTagttgcagcagcagcagcagcagtagtagcagcagcattGATTGGGACGAAGCAGTCCATTTGTACATACGCGTAGTCGAAACCGATGGGGCCGAAAAATTGCAGGCCAAAGCCACTTTAGAGCTCGCACGGCTCGCAAATCGAGCCCGCGGCTCGAGTCCGACTCTCTGGTCTGCCGCTGCCTACGCTTTGTGCCATGTTGCCTGCAGCTTCGGCTGCCGGCTGGCCCCGATAATCGGCCAATCCGGTGCAATTCCAGTAGTTCTCAGACTGCTGCCCGATTCCGAATACCGATTCCGGAGAATTCTGCTTAGATTGCTAAGCGCGCTCGTCTCGTTCGACCACCCCAATCGGGTGATCCTCATGCGAAGTGGGGGTTTGGAAGCTATTTTGGATCTGGTCTCTGTTTGCGCCGACGATACGAAGAAGTACTTGCTGGAAATCATCAGCGCTTTGGCATTGCTTAGAGAAGTGCGGAGGGTGATCGCGAATTTAGGCGGCCTTTCCTACCTCATCGAAGCCGTTTCGTATGGTAAAATGGCTTCGAGAACTCGCGCGGCGCAGGCCCTCGGGTTGCTCGGTATCGCGCGGAGGGTCAGGCATATGCTCGTGGAATTGGGGGCGATACGAGCACTTGTCGGGTTACTAAAGGATGGTGATGAATCGGCTAGGTTAATCGCGGGCAATGCGCTTGGAATAATCTCATCTCACGTAGACTACCTGCGGCTTGTGGCAGAGGCCGGTGCCGTACCTTTGTACGTGGAGCTTCTGCAAGGAGCCGAACCTCTCGGGAAAGAGATCGCGGAAGATGTGTTTTGCGTATTGGCCGTGGCTGAAGAGAATGCCGCGTTGATACTAGAACATTTGGTGAGGATTCTTCAGAGTGGAGATGAAAATGCGAAAGCGGCAGCGGCGGACGTTATTTGGGACCTTTCTGGGTACACTCATTCAGTTTCGGTAGTTCGAAGTTCGGGCGTAATTCCGATTCTGGTTAAGCTTCTTGAAAATGGAAATGACGAGTTAAAAGAAAAGGCTTCGGCGGCCATTGGGCAACTAAGCTACGAAGGAGCAAATAGGGAAGCTATGGCTGAAGCAGGGGCCGTCGATGTTCTTATTGGTGTGTTGAGAAATGACGCGGAGGAGCTGAGAGAATACGCCGCTGAAGCTTTAATGAATTTTACTGAAGATCCGGCTTATCGAGAGAGAGCATCTGAAGTGTTGGAAGTTCCATCGTTTGTGTCTATACGAGATAGGTTGGTTCGAATCCGTGCTTCTGATGACTTCATGGTTAGGTCTATGAGGCTGATGAGTGTGGATCAGCTTGCATCAGAGCCAGATTTGACGTGA
- the LOC109721268 gene encoding transcription termination factor MTERF9, chloroplastic: protein MALLGLHPSPLFFSSPPPSSSSSSSSSSSPLYGLRRCLAVVGFAVFSSHSNPRLLKSGRRSRHGRRTPPYSDDAEEEEGESKEEEFSDDDDFSDLEYHGAKLIDADLQKFNLSKPFEKPGREKKQSKTVDLDSIEKLKNETKVSFQKLQKELDFDEKWFPLIDYLSTFGLKESHFVSIYERHMPCLQINLASAKERLGFLLAIGVKNKDMKRILTRQPQILEYTVNNLKSHVSFLASIGIPNSRMGQIIAATPSLFSYSVEHSLKPTIRYLIEEVGVKESDVSKIVQLSPQILVQRIDNSWTSRFSFLSKELGASKDSMVKMVTKHPQLLHYSIEDGILPRINFLRSIGMRNSDILKVLTSLTQVLSLSLEGNLKPKYLYLVNELRNEVQSLTKYPMYLSLSLEQRIRPRHKFLVSLKKVPKGPFPLSSLVPTDVRFCQQWAGTTLENYLAFRQNLLLTDFAKKYDRKTLTSTFK from the exons ATGGCGCTGCTAGGTCTCCACCCCtctcccctcttcttctcctcccctcctccatcttcttcatcttcttcttcttcttcttcttctcctctctacGGTCTGCGCCGTTGCCTCGCCGTCGTCGGCTTCGCCGTCTTCTCCTCCCACTCCAACCCCCGCCTCCTCAAGTCCGGCCGCCGATCTCGCCATGGCCGGAGAACGCCGCCCTACAGCGACgatgcggaggaggaggagggggagagcaAAGAAGAGGAGTTCTCTGATGAT GATGATTTTTCAGATTTGGAGTACCATGGAGCTAAACTTATTGACGCAGATCTTCAAAAGTTTAACTTGAGTAAACCTTTCGAAAAGCCAG GACGCGAAAAGAAGCAGTCAAAAACCGTTGATTTGGACAGCATAGAAAAG CTGAAGAATGAAACCAAAGTTAGTTTTCAGAAGCTGCAAAAAGAACTAGATTTTGATGAGAAATGGTTTCCACTTATCGACTACTTGAGCACTTTTGGATTGAAAGAATCTCATTTTGTTTCCATCTACGAGAGACATATGCCTTGCCTTCAGATAAACTTGGCTTCAGCGAAGGAGAGATTGGGATTCTTGTTAGCTATTGGTGTCAAAAACAAAGATATGAAAAGGATACTTACGAGGCAGCCGCAAATCTTAGAGTATACTGTTAACAATTTGAAATCCCATGTTTCCTTCTTGGCGAGTATAGGAATTCCAAACTCTCGAATGGGCCAGATAATTGCTGCCACTCCATCCCTGTTCTCTTACAGTGTAGAACATTCCCTGAAGCCAACAATTAGATATTTGATTGAAGAAGTGGGTGTGAAGGAAAGTGATGTTAGCAAAATTGTGCAGTTAAGCCCCCAGATTTTGGTTCAAAGGATCGACAACTCATGGACCTCTAGATTCTCTTTCTTGTCGAAGGAACTAGGAGCATCCAAAGATAGCATGGTCAAAATGgtcaccaaacacccacaactcCTTCATTACAGCATTGAGGATGGGATTTTGCCTAGAATCAACTTTCTCAGGAGTATCGGCATGCGCAACTCTGATATTTTGAAAGTATTAACAAGTCTTACTCAG GTATTGTCATTATCATTGGAGGGAAATCTGAAGCCTAAGTATCTATATTTGGTTAATGAACTCCGCAATGAGGTGCAGTCCCTGACGAAATACCCCATGTACTTGAGCCTATCTCTGGAGCAGAGAATCCGACCTCGCCATAAATTCCTGGTTTCACTAAAGAAAGTTCCGAAAGGTCCATTTCCTTTGAGTTCATTGGTTCCTACTGATGTTCGCTTTTGTCAGCAGTGGGCTGGAACTACCTTAGAGAACTATCTGGCTTTCAGGCAGAATTTACTACTCACAGACTTTGCAAAGAAGTATGATAGGAAAACTTTGACATCAACTTTTAAGTAA